The following proteins are encoded in a genomic region of Ostrea edulis chromosome 7, xbOstEdul1.1, whole genome shotgun sequence:
- the LOC125653677 gene encoding GTPase IMAP family member 7-like — translation MAELTKDDKTTSEYRIVLLGKTGSGKSTTANVVCDRDVFCSSVSESSVTKTCQYAETCRFGYELSIVDTPGSFDTATANDVIMKEVTRCLALSAPGPHVFIYVFNALSRFTKEEEDSINQFVENFGERVFDYMMVIFTRYDDLQRCSTSPTKYLSSISPKFREFLNNCKWRICWFDNTLSGMGAHKQVQSLLSLVARTVEENGCISYYTNALYTEAERMMKKREEELLKDQKENENEMRYLKIREEHIQKEKGSKEWRLKDIERRIEELDQSTEGKRVSRNSKPPSRCGSAESNLEREVKFLKIEMEKIKHKDLVMIEKQHGQIQERRARLSKKQHRAHPRSMARKELSKRNSSLSNLICKGIVALGKHLLTGIVGLLLL, via the exons ATGGCAGAACTCACAAAAG ACGACAAAACCACCAGTGAGTATCGAATTGTGCTTCTGGGGAAGACGGGTTCTGGAAAAAGCACGACAGCAAATGTTGTTTGTGATCGAGATGTTTTCTGTTCAAGCGTGTCTGAATCGTCTGTCACTAAGACCTGCCAGTATGCTGAAACGTGTCGTTTCGGTTATGAACTGAGTATAGTAGACACCCCGGGATCTTTCGATACAGCTACAGCCAATGACGTCATCATGAAGGAAGTGACGCGTTGTTTGGCGTTGTCAGCTCCTGGTCCCCAcgtatttatttatgttttcaatGCGCTATCAAGGTTCACCAAAGAAGAGGaagattcaatcaatcaatttgtgGAAAATTTCGGGGAGCGAGTCTTCGATTACATGATGGTTATATTCACACGATATGACGATTTACAACGGTGCTCAACTTCACCCACGAAGTACCTCTCCAGTATATCTCCTAAATTTAGAGAATTTTTAAACAATTGTAAATGGAGAATATGCTGGTTTGATAACACACTCAGTGGTATGGGAGCACACAAACAGGTTCAATCACTTCTTAGTTTGGTTGCGAGGACCGTAGAGGAAAATGGTTGTATCAGTTATTATACAAACGCGTTATACACGGAGGCCGAGAGAATGATGAAAAAGAGAGAGGAGGAACTATTGAAAGatcaaaaagaaaatgaaaatgaaatgaggTATTTGAAAATACGCGAAGAGCACATTCAGAAGGAAAAGGGATCGAAAGAATGGAGATTAAAAGACATCGAAAGAAGAATTGAAGAACTGGACCAATCAACGGAGGGGAAGCGCGTCAGTAGAAATTCAAAACCGCCATCTAGATGTGGTTCAGCAGAGTCTAATCTAGAACGAGAAGTCAAATTTCTTAAGATTGAGATggagaaaataaaacataagGACTTGGTGATGATTGAAAAACAGCATGGACAAATTCAGGAACGAAGGGCTCGCTTATCCAAGAAGCAACATAGAGCGCACCCGAGATCAATGGCCCGGAAAGAACTATCGAAAAGAAATAGCTCTCTTAGTAACTTGATATGCAAAGGAATCGTCGCATTGGGCAAACATTTACTGACTGGAATCGTGGGGCTTTTGTTGCTGTAA